The following coding sequences are from one Musa acuminata AAA Group cultivar baxijiao chromosome BXJ1-6, Cavendish_Baxijiao_AAA, whole genome shotgun sequence window:
- the LOC103988397 gene encoding uncharacterized protein LOC103988397 translates to MALITFPTFVSSAYYLHIPLFLIILLLALFSSSSAAEISYDDHCSSVVPQSMATSLRFGSAIFISNGYFSGGGDLFRSDSGFNGSSSFQFHSTYLHKTRSPGTYQVAGTLSFHDSIQTYLTFNAFGFWSESTGKLCMVGDGGFRQPEPQHLGEPLYLSAVLKLDFPKTSNITSSLVSGSLQSWDPAGSPNHFDPIWLSAYAQNGYDYTMIPQANSSCSPRRFEEESLGFEPASTCYFLHSHMHGRTYRLGGSLGFSSRYMAFNMICQQDGMLHLSIGFSNVSSRYENIASEISLVGEGYWDRSRNQLCLLACRILKGRNSKANYSVGDCTIGLSLWVPAVMTLQSRSNVVGRIWSNKNTNDVGYFSTISFQSLGSHMNTIPGPIKYKYTSIDSVRSSCRASGGATRGKRRYPNGRSPGDMEFSISLKDDGGRRGWGQARVLSIGDTYYGDGDTAMAPAESSASAADLVEMDDEHHSTIRNVSYAISYKFNSVPSDEFLEIAAEGIYDAASGTLCMRGCRFLDSIDCEILIKIQLRPLDPKAGEHISGTISSTRNKRDSLFFHPIDVSSDHMYESEAVDSMWRMDVEIAMALVSLTLSCICIRSQILHSKKHPDALPSMSIAMLVLLVLGYMIPSVLNFEALFVTRKRQNVLLRSGGWIEVNETIVRVMSTVAFFLSFSLLQVAWSLRSPEESKRQRAALMVCLPLYFAGGLLIWLLQLQGWEELISYAGLVVDGFLLPQIILNICRNSRGNTLTAFFYLGITIIRAMPHLYDLYRAHRYVPHVSSSYIYASDDGNYYSSMWDLIAPCQGFVFAVIIYVQQR, encoded by the coding sequence ATGGCTCTCATCACCTTCCCTACCTTCGTTTCCTCTGCCTATTACCTGCATATTCCACTCTTcctcatcatcctcctcctcgcactcttctcctcttcttcagcAGCTGAGATTTCCTATGACGACCATTGCAGCTCCGTCGTCCCTCAATCCATGGCCACCAGCCTCCGTTTTGGTTCCGCCATCTTCATATCAAACGGCTACTTCTCTGGTGGTGGAGACCTCTTCCGGTCGGACTCCGGCTTCAATGGCTCTTCCTCCTTCCAGTTCCACTCCACTTACCTCCACAAGACGCGATCCCCCGGCACCTACCAAGTCGCCGGGACCTTATCCTTCCATGACTCCATCCAAACTTACCTCACCTTCAACGCTTTCGGCTTCTGGTCCGAATCAACCGGCAAGCTTTGCATGGTCGGCGATGGTGGTTTCCGCCAACCTGAACCCCAACACCTCGGTGAGCCTCTCTATCTCTCTGCAGTTCTAAAGCTCGATTTCCCCAAAACATCCAACATCACTTCCTCCCTGGTGAGCGGCAGTCTGCAGAGCTGGGATCCCGCCGGCAGTCCCAACCACTTCGATCCCATTTGGCTTTCAGCTTACGCTCAGAACGGGTACGACTATACCATGATCCCTCAAGCCAACAGTTCATGTTCCCCTCGCAGATTCGAGGAGGAATCGTTGGGCTTCGAGCCTGCTTCGACTTGTTATTTCCTCCATTCACACATGCATGGTCGAACATATAGATTAGGTGGGAGTCTTGGATTCTCCTCGAGATATATGGCCTTCAACATGATCTGTCAACAGGACGGGATGTTGCATCTGTCCATCGGATTCTCCAATGTCAGCAGCAGATACGAGAACATAGCGTCCGAGATTTCCTTGGTCGGAGAAGGCTACTGGGATCGCAGTAGGAATCAGCTCTGCCTTTTAGCTTGCCGCATCCTTAAGGGGCGGAATTCAAAGGCCAATTACTCTGTTGGTGATTGCACGATTGGATTGAGCTTGTGGGTTCCAGCGGTCATGACGCTGCAGAGTCGGAGCAACGTCGTGGGCAGGATTTGGAGCAACAAGAACACGAACGACGTCGGCTATTTCAGCACGATCTCGTTCCAGAGTCTGGGAAGTCATATGAACACGATTCCTGGGCCAATCAAGTATAAGTACACTTCAATAGATTCTGTCCGGAGCTCATGCAGAGCGAGCGGTGGAGCTACGCGGGGCAAGAGAAGATATCCGAATGGAAGATCTCCTGGTGACATGGAATTCTCGATCTCTTTGAAGGATGATGGCGGCAGGCGAGGGTGGGGGCAGGCGAGGGTGTTGTCGATCGGAGACACATATTATGGCGACGGTGACACTGCCATGGCGCCGGCAGAAAGCTCGGCATCTGCAGCTGATCTGGTAGAGATGGACGACGAGCACCACAGCACGATCAGGAACGTAAGCTATGCGATAAGCTACAAATTCAACTCTGTTCCTTCCGATGAATTCTTAGAGATCGCTGCAGAAGGGATCTACGATGCTGCGAGTGGAACCCTCTGTATGCGAGGATGTCGATTCCTAGATTCCATCGACTGCGAGATCCTGATTAAGATCCAGCTGAGACCTCTCGATCCCAAGGCCGGGGAGCACATCAGCGGCACCATAAGCAGCACGAGGAACAAGCGGGACTCCCTCTTCTTCCACCCGATTGACGTCTCATCCGATCACATGTACGAGTCGGAGGCAGTCGATTCGATGTGGAGGATGGATGTCGAGATCGCCATGGCTTTGGTCTCCCTCACCTTGTCATGCATCTGCATCCGGTCTCAGATCCTCCACTCCAAGAAGCACCCGGACGCCCTTCCCTCCATGTCGATCGCCATGCTGGTTCTCCTGGTGCTCGGCTACATGATCCCCTCCGTGCTGAACTTTGAAGCCCTGTTCGTGACCCGTAAGAGGCAGAACGTGCTCCTGCGGAGCGGGGGATGGATCGAGGTTAACGAGACCATCGTCAGGGTCATGTCCACGGTGGCGTTCTTCCTGTCCTTCAGCTTGCTTCAGGTGGCATGGTCTCTGAGATCACCAGAGGAGAGCAAACGGCAGAGGGCAGCACTCATGGTGTGTTTGCCTCTGTACTTTGCCGGGGGGCTTCTCATCTGGCTACTCCAGCTGCAGGGCTGGGAAGAACTGATCTCATACGCCGGGTTGGTGGTTGATGGCTTCTTGCTCCCTCAGATCATCCTCAACATCTGCAGGAACTCGAGAGGCAACACCCTAACTGCCTTCTTCTACCTCGGAATCACAATCATTCGAGCAATGCCGCATCTATACGATTTGTATCGAGCTCATCGGTACGTACCTCATGTCAGTTCGTCGTACATCTACGCCAGTGACGATGGAAATTACTATTCATCAATGTGGGATCTAATCGCTCCTTGTCAAGGATTTGTGTTTGCTGTGATCATATACGTGCAGCAGCGGTAG